TGTAGCATGTTAATTTATTCACCGGAGTGAAGAAACCCCTTgtggatttatatatgaatatatatttccacGAATATTTTATGTTCCTTGTTTTAATGTcctaaacactattcacctcaagaacacggaaccaataaccgaacactaaattatatatccgcaaaagatttgaaagaattttttaatttagtgattatgGTATTCAAgcccccttctacgatacttcgggacctaacactttattcttcttgcaaagaactgacacttgaatgtgctattGTACTTGCCTCCCTAATAGCTGGATCATTgacaattgaactcctagcttcaattgtcaaGACAAATCCAGCTAGGGTTTTTAAGGGAGTTGTTTCTGCATGAGAAACCTCCAATGGAATTGGAGAGGATATGAGTAGCTCCCCCCTCAAGAGCACTACCCTCAAACCcatcagtctgtgaagactgttgtACACATGAAAATGCATCGGAAACTCTAGCCATAGGGTCTTgaataaaaactgatgaaacccatgtgggtttgatggtgtcatcaaggtttaactcagcatgtagcctctcaccatctagagaTTGGTTCTGAGTGGTGATCATAGTTTCaagaactgtgtcacttgatgtTGGAAGGACTTGAGAAGTTTATTCAAGCCCTTTATCAAATGAAcaagaaattttagaaattagAGATGTGAATTCAGATAtgagtgttggcaactccccCTGAGTAAATGAGGGAGTTTTAAGAGATGTGCCATCAATGTGTGTGTCAGCCACATTACTTCTTTCAccctcttgagagtgctcaagagggGGTGCAGACTCATTATAGGGTGCATTTGGGAGAATGCTTTGTTCAACagtgacaccttgttgagaaggtgccAATGGAGTCTGTTTTGATCCCTTGTGTACAATTGTATCTTGTTGAGAAGATACAGAGGTGGTTGATTGAGTGGTTATCTTTATTTTCTTCCTCTTCCTTGGTTTCTTGACCAGGTTAGACACATCCTCACTTTGTGTTCCCTCGGTCTCATTTATCACAGTTAAGTGTACTTGCCTTATCTTCTTTTTAATAActccatccttttgagaggatgaagccGTTAGTTCACTACTCACTAAGGGTTGTGAAGAAATGGTTGCAGCTGTGGTAGTCTCCTTTGGGTGTTCCTGCATTTGTGCTACTTCAGGACCAAGAGCCATAGCTGAACTAGAGATTGCACTACTTCTAATACCATGCATGGGGTAAGGATAAGTCTTGAATTTCTCCAACATAAAGTTAGTGACATTCGGACTTATATTTACTAGATTCTTTGTgttaagtgatccaaatagaaatTTGGATTCCTGTTTACACATGCCTATTTGATTTACATCTATACCTTCTAGCAAGTGTATGTCAGTTACTTTATAATTAAAAATTGACATAATGAATCTACAGAAGAAAATTTCCTTATCCCTACTTACCAAAGGCATAGTGAGTCATGTGCTTAGCTACTCCAGTATCAAGCCTCCAACATCCAAATGCTTGTTGTAGGCCATAGAGTACACTAGCTTATGCACTACACTTAAGATGTTGTTGTAGCCAGTTTTTCTGCATGTGAATGCCCTGATGATGGAGTCAAAAatgaatgaccattccctcctcaggTTATTTTTGTTTAGCCTGGCCATGTCAATCTTTTTACTGTAGTTTATGAAGTTCATGAATTCATCCAATTTTTGAGTTATAGGAGATTCAACCAAATTGTCTGTAGGAATGCCAAAAGCCTTGTTGATGTCATTGGCATTAAACTCGACAGCCATACCTCTTATTATGTAGTTAACCACCATGGAAACTGCTTGATTGTCATGGATATTGCTGTTAATGACTACAGTGTTCCAAAAATCATTTAGGACATCCAAGTAGAGTGTTGGGTTTGCAGTTAGGGCTCCTAAAAGATATGGATCAATAATAAACTTCACAAAGCACTTAAAGTTGTCTGGTTCTTGAGTTGGGTCAACACAAGCTAAGAAGTTGGTTTCATCCTTGAGGATGGTTGCTCTGACAGTGTTTGTGTTGGATGCCATTATAAGGAgttttgaatttgagtgggtaagttTTTTTTGAAAGAGAGAGATAGCTTGAAACATTTGAGAATGGTGAAAAATTGCAGaaactaggtcaattgagatctcgaaagcgtaaagaggggttgtGTCGAGATGTCCGGGTACTTATAGGGAAGAGATGTGACTTATCAATAAGAGAAGAATGAACGGTTGAAAattacttgtagagaagtcacatgacttatagagaactcatgtTGAGATGTCACTTttctgactcttatcgagaactagatagtgacttatcgagatgttgtacaaatacccagtttgtcctttTAGAGTGaattattctaatttatattgaagaaatcaacataaaatttgaattaattttatatcaaaagtattttaccaaaataatttattaaatttaaattgtTTCAGTTCTAAGTTGTCGAGAAGTCTAAAACTTGAACTATAGAGAACTCCATATTGAAAATATATTGAGATCTATACAAcatttatcgagaagtcatgaaaaGACTTATCATGAAGTATATCAAGAAGTCaggaaaaagacttatcgagaactctatcgagaagtcaaaaaatgacttatcgacaagtcaattagactaatcgagaactcagttctctacatacttttgatttttcttaaatatgtcttatattaatttcataTATTAATAATGTGAACTAACATTTGGACAGTTTTtcttagaattagaaaaattccaagttagatttattttttaggaataaatatacagagaattctgaaatatttatagatcatatttcagttaattcctaattaaatcaaatttattttgatttatcaaGAATTAATTTGCTGCAACACGTTACCTGAGTttttgcctttaggatgaagagtttaacataccaatttcacttacaagtctagtgaaggttgcttcatctaaaggtttagtgaaaatgtcagctaactattTTTCTGTTGCAAAAAAacaagctcaatagtaccattaaCAACATGTTTttttaataaaatggtacctcacATCAACGCGCTAattagttctagaatgattaactggattaacaataatagatattgcactagtattgtcacacatgattgaaATGTTTTGTAATACTAGGCCATAATCctttagttgatttctaatccaaatcACTTGAGCACTACAACTTACAATAGCCATTTATTCAGACTCAGCAGTGGAAGTagacacagattgttgtttcttactataccatgatacaagtctttgaccaaggaattgacagcttccacttgtacttttcctgtgtaccctgcatctagcaaaatctgcatctgtgtatccaacaacttcaaaaccagttcccttcgaataccacaatcccaagtttggtgttcccttaaaaTATCTAAAAATCCTCTCGACAACCATTAAgtgtgattctttaggattttTTTGAAATCGCAGACATGTGGCAAATATGATGTCAGGTCTACTTACAATTAAATAaagtaaagatccaatcattcccctatagcttgagatgtctacacttttttctttcttattttcatctaatttggtagttgtagacataggggtagatgcaggtgagcaatccaccattctaaatttctttagaagatctttgacatacttagtttgactggtaaaaatcccatcacttctttggctaactTAAAGGCCAAAAAGTAGCTCATTTCTCCCAttatgctcatctcatattcactctgcatgactattgagaatctttgacacaattttttattagtagaaccaaagatgatatcatttacataaatttgaactagaatgatgtcatcaccatgttgcttgtagaatagagttttatcaattatgcctctagtgaatccatgtttgagtagaaattctgatagattgtgtaatatataatagatgatgtaaAAGActactggagctaacaatgtcattagcatctctcATCATAATAAGAAGCAAATCTaatggacatctgatctgagtagaagattaatgaacagttattttcagtaatcagaGTAATCggttaagcttggggtcaaccctgagtaagttgtattgttatctaaatttgtattttgtacttgtaacccTTAAAGTCTGTAAattgcaaaggagcagactggagtctttttcctaaaacagtatcaagcctaaagATTCTATcaggaagaagatcaagaagatcatgcctcaaaagaattttgaagaagcttggagttgaataaatctgtttggagaaaaatattctaagtcaagatctctacaagtcacagatttaatattatagagaagtcatttgagaactccagagggtaccgacggatgaagaacatccatcgggataatAGTTTGGCTAGCCGATGGATGAGCAAgatctactcgacggatgagcaagatctactcgacggatgagcaagatctactcgacggatgagcaatatctactcgatggatgaacaatcactactcgacggatgagcaatatccaccgggagtagagaagtcaggaaagctactccagaactcaagaagatatcgaaaagtcaatttGAAGgctgaagattggagatatcgacaagtcattccttcactagagaactcagagttgtcgacaagtctacattcattcgagaactcagagatatctacaagtcaaagtgaagatgtgaagactagagatctcgacaagctgaagacctctacaagccaaactcaatatggagtgttagagatctcgataagcctatgtacttatcgagatgtcaagtgttctattaattcaaactggagatctcgaggtacagtctcaaagtatagaaatgcagatcagttcaatatccaagataaacaatcaacaaacaatccaacagttGGATTAACAAGTctcaaaaagtagcttgaagagtgtgcaagatcaatggcaaagattaactgacagaggaagattaaagtaaacacgggatgctaaagatattctaagccagaaatggaagatttgcttttctataaatataaatgacaagtgatagtttagaaaagctaatagcatgtttattatccactgtgtaaaccagcagttaactaagttataaagttaacactggtcctctagttaaacgtaacaatttagatcaaatctcttgtatcactctcaagaagaagctaagctctttaacatcaaagagcttagaaattttgtagcaaaacagtcttaatttttaatataaaaattaagtgagttttaaagatttgtgttctttattttctgcaagtttaaattctgcatgaacacttttctatacaagatttaatttattttgttcaaccataaactttcaagaaaagcctaaaatcagaaaaaacacattcacccccccttgTGTGTGATttattacctaacaagtggtatcagagctaaatctgaaagtaaacagattcaagatcttggaagaatgaatacacagaaaatcagtagcatcaaaattcctacctttgacaaagctaactacactctttggaaaaagaaaatgatgctgtttatcaagatggccaatccattttatattcagatcctcaagaatggacccttcattcttattgtaagagttgaagaatctatagatggagacatggtcataccggctcattatgctcctaaagatccagctgagcattctgaccctgaaaaggagaaagtctccctggatagcagcttgcaattgatattgattgagtcacttgacaatttGATTTACAACAATattgttaactgtgacactgccaagcaaatatgggagaagattgaaataccatgtgaaggaactgaggaggttagatctaatcaaagaaggatactgatttcacagaatgagggtttcatggctaagcctaaggaaagcattactgatgtgtttgaaagatttaataagctGGTAAATGACTTAgagcttcatgacaaatactatgaagctgaaaaggtgaatctaaagttcttgcttaatCTCCCTggccatttggaacagaaaatctcaacaatcagggaagggagagacttaagCAGGAATCACTCTGtaagttctatatggaatctcaaaatatatgaactagagatgattcaaaggaaatcgttgagatctggtcaaggacatgttttggatggctcaagtgctttaattgtaaatgaaatccaatccttCAATGATGAACTAAGATCTCAAACTTCAGTTGCCTCAACATGTGAGCAGAGAATAAATGACTCACAGCagcaagtcatactagagttggaaaatgatgagttctatactcttgaagaactggatgagctagatcagtcaatggcctatctggctagaaaattctctaacattagagtaaggaagacaagatacttcaaaagtaaaggacagtcctttaacaaagatagcagctggaaggaaaaagggaagtatAATTCTGATAGTAAgagtggctacaaaactggatctgttgacagatctaatataaggtgcttcagttgtgatgaactaggccactttgctacagaatgcacGAAACctaagaaggcaaagaaagataaagcttatcttgaacttgaagcaaagtatgaagctcttctgaagaaacagcaaggcaaagcttatattacagaaggtaaaggttgggatgattctgaaaataatgaagatgaagatctaggaaactatgcactcatggccttggggcaaggagagtcatcttcatctaaatcacaggtaccagctcttacctccactgatttaaatatgaatcaatataaggaaactgttgaaaagatgagcacggaaaagtttcacattcatacaaacATGGTTGCtactaatgaagaagttagcagactaacaaagttaaatgagaagcttgaaagagagaaacaagaagctgaattgttgacagtggagcttgaagccttaaaccaagaaaatggttatctgaaaaacaagctcaagtgtgcaaatgagattgaggctatgctaagagaaaaactggagaaaaatgaagtaaagttgaagtccttcaagaatgcatctgaattggttggtcagtaccataagaaaaacaaaccatgtgcaaatattactattggtcttgattatgataccttaaacaacaaaaagaaaaacactggtgataaaggaaaagcaacaaagagtgtaaatgttccagcaatgctgaaagatattgggtcacctgtgtttaagacttgtgacgtaaacttcagtgaagaataattgattatcaagcaagaaattgcagatgaggataatgaaaagaggAATACCAATTCAATTCAATCTTCCAAGATGGAAGAAAATCTTACGGACAATCAAAGtaccaagactcctgtcaaagaaaccaagtttgaagatgcaagaaagaagaagaaaaatagaaatggaagaatgaggataaacaaaagcaataatctgACCTATGTTACAGATGCACCTGGAAAGAAGTGTGGAAATtgtggctctgtaaatcatctaacttatctttgtaaaaagggtgttagtaagCTAACTGAATGAgcctgcaaatataatgaagcagatttaaatgATCATTACTCAttatgtgataagtttgactgcatctcttgtaacttgaaagtgatgaagagttgccacaaattgagagtGGACCTTAAAGAATaaaaaattgagtctacatcagaaagaAATAATGCATAAcaatcattgaattctattttatctgaaacaaatcactctacttctgctaaatcagttaacaagaagaaagtacccaacactgcttgggtcactaaacaCGCCTAAATcttattgtgtgcagggcaaagtgaagaaagtcataagaatcattgacagtggatgttccagacatatgaaaggtgataaggccctgctatcacagtttgaggagaaagctggcccattggtgacctttggagacaacatcaaaggattcacaatgggatatggcaggattgtttctgaaaatgttgtcattgatgatgtagcactagtagctggtcttgaggtgaatcttctcagtgttagccaatttgcagacaaaggctttaaagttttattcaacaaagaagaacGCACCTTTAacagcaagaaaactggtgaaattactctgaaaggagcaaggaaaggaagcttgtttgttgcagacttggactcaacaaataaggatggtattttccgcttctacaccaaggcatcagatgaacaaagcaagctatggcataagaagctatctcacttgcatttcaaggcaattaacaacttagtcaaaaaggagttagtgagagatatgcccaagctggagtttgctcaagttgaagtctgtgaagcttgtcagaaaggaaagatgaagaGATCTattcacaagtcaaaaactgtgaattctattagtgcacccttgcaacttattcacatggacttgtttgggccagtaaatgtcttatcaatttcaaggaacagatatgcacttgtgatggtggatgatttctcaagatacacttgggtagagttcatgtactctaaagatgaaactccatatatcataattgagcacatcaagaagatagaaaaataggctgaagattacaattgtgtgaaaagactgagaagtgacaatagaacagaattcagaaatgttatattaagtgaattctgcaaaggcaaaggcattgttcatgaattctcagctgccaggatacctcaacaaaatggagtagttgagagaaagaactgAACATTGGTTGAaactgctagaacaatgctgcaagatgccaagttgccaactagtttctgggaagaggctgtcaacactacatgttatactcagaacatatatctcattaataaggcacatggcaagtcaccctactcaatcatgtccaagagaaagcctactgtaaagcattttcttgtgtttggaagcaagtattacattttgaaagacaactctgaatatgtgggaaaatttgactcaaatatgtttgaagcaatttttctgggatattcactggaaagaacagcctacaaattctatgtgatagatcaaaagaagatcatggaaatCACATAtatgacctttgatgatgacaagtgtccaggcttggaatgccttaatagtaatgaagctgaagcccatgcatttgaaaacctcaacattgatagtgattctgatgaagaagatgaagttaatgcacaacaattgacaaatgaagagactactgaacaggataatcatgggaatggaagctcatctcagacacctgaatttgacagcacaaactcagggggagaaagagaagaaggatctaccagtcataccaataatgaagaaaatgatgaaggcacaagtcaacaaactcacacaaggaagtgggatagaagtcactctagagaagcaattattggtgatcctactgttagtgtgaggactagaagtacaacagctaatgagtgcctacatgcatgttttctgtctcaattggagcctaagaaaattgatgaagctctactggatcctgattggatatctggcatgcaggaagagctgaatcagtttgaaagaagcaaagtctggaagttCGTTCCTGCAcaacagaagcattattggaacaaaatgggtgttcaggaacaaaatggataaaaatggtatagttaccagaaacaaatcaaagttggttgcaaaaggctactcacaagaagaagggattgattatgatgaaacttttgctcatgtcgcaagacttgaagctataagattttttctagcatttgctacacatttaaattttaaagtatatcaaatggatgtcaaaagtgcctttctgaacggtgagctagaagaagaagtttatgtgcaacaacctcctggctttgaggatccaaaatttccaaattttgtgtataagttactcaaggctctatatggactaaaacaggcacctagagcttggtatgacacactatcaggTTTCCTATTGAAgtatggttttactagaggaaccatagacaagactctcttctacaagaaacatggtgaagatatgatcctagttcagatctatgtggatgatatcatctttggttctactaatgagaagctgtgccaaatattctccaagcttatgcaaagtgaatatgcACTACACCATTTTTGGCCTGTAGCAAcactttttttggtgttacaagcaGAAATGTTACTTTACTAAAATTTGATCTgaggtaacattttttttatgtTATAATAGAGAATATAAGATGTTACGATTGACATGATAAAATCACTATTGTAAcacaaaaattatttttaacattGATATAACAACTAGAGTTACCATAGTACTTAATATTTAGGCGGGATTATAATTGCGGGCCAATTTTGGGTGGCCCAAATGAGCTAATTTGACCCGCTTCTTTTTTACACTCAgacaaataaaataaatgatcATACTCTCTGCACTTTCTACACTCAAATGCGATGATAAGGTTTGGAGATTAAGGTTCTCAACATTCAGTTGGTCAGAGCTTGAAGATTAGGGTTCTAATTAGTCTAGGAGATTAGGGTTCTAAACACAGAATCGGGTCAGAGCTTGGATATCAAGGTTTAATAATtaggattttcttgaagaaatcAGGGTTTGTAGAAATTGGGGCTTTCTTCTTATTCGGGTATGCTGCTCTACTGATGAATAATTTGCAGGTAAGCGGCAAGTTGCTCCCCTTCTTATTCTTTGAATTTACATTCTAATCAATTTAGGACAAAGTAATCAAACCTAAGTTTTGttcttttgtttgtttaattcATATGTGATTTACATATACATTGACTAGTCGATTAAAGGTGGCTTCTCCGACCCGACCCTTTACCAATCTCTTTCGGATCCTCTCTTCCCCTGCTCTTCATCAATTCCAAcaaacaataataataataatagtaatactcctcctcagcagcagCATCGCCATGACGGCCCTCCTCCTCTTACTTGGGTACCCTTTCCCTTTTCCGACTCGAAAACTAACTTAAAATTTATCACTCATGACTTGTATAGAAAATGTATACTTGCTATATACATGAATTCTTATTGATGCTCTTCACTTAATCTACTGTTAGTTTTACAGTAGTAGCTTAAATTATGCAATTGACATCTCTTTAATAGCTTAGTCATTTAAAAAAATAGGGTACACATTTGCTACACACTTGGTAGAACTAGACTAACTGTAGTTTTGTATAAACTCGTCTATGAGATTACAATTAAAATCACTTGTTAAAAgactttattttaatttaaattacacTCTTAAATTTGAAGTGGTTGTAACTCAAATTACTTGGAACGCTAGGAATGGTGATTACAAAGAGATGCTACTATATTCTCCATGTTCAGAATGGGTTGTCCAAGTCAAAGTAGAGAGTGTTTGCAAGTACACCAACTCCATAATACAGACAGTGAAACAGGTGGATGTAAATGCTCCCAGCTGGCTGCATGTTTTTGCTTTGCAGATTCTTTTATCACTCACTTCTCAGTGGACCATATTATCCCAGGTCATTTTCATTGAGGTTTGTCAATATCAATCTATTTTTTAAGTTTATAAAGGTTAAATGATTTCTCAAAGTCAGACGAGTTCTCGTGTTGGCTACTGTGATTCAGTTTCATTTATTTTTCAGCAACACCTTTCCAGCTCCTCATTTTTAGggttttcattttcatttttacttaTACTTTATATATCTATGTACATGAGTTGCCTCATTATCATCTCTATTTGATTCTGCTGCTTGTATCTTcctattgtttattattgtttatatgatttgttTATGTTTTGTTTTGAGTTAAGGAGAACATGAATTATCACTTACTTTTTCGATATCCAAATTTAGGATTATTATTGATTTTTTAGTTATGCATGAAAATATTGGTCAAGACTCGAATATAGACACGAAGAATGAGAAGAACGTAGATGATTTTGTGTTGGGGAATGGACCCTTACTTAATGTTGGAAAACTGATAGATAGGTATCTTGCTGAAATTACCACTGATCCGAAGCTCACTATTTCCTATATGATCGGCTTGTTAAGCGATACCACGTTGAGTTATCGACTCTGTTCCTTCATTAGTCATTTTATGTAGGACCTGACTCACCATCCAGCCACCAATCCAGCTATATTTCTACTTTGCTTTTTAAGCATTTCCATTTTCCATATACCAATAGACTACTTAAAAGTCAATATGATTGTTGGTatgaatttgaatttttggaACTGTTACTAAAGTCTGCTTCTGGATCATAGAGTATAGACATTTAGCCCAACTGTTCTTGCTTTTATTTGGTGTTGGCGAAAAGACAGTCAATAATGAAGACTACTTTGTGTTGAAGCTGCAGGCAAACAAATCAGCTCTGAGAGAAAGAAGCAGCCGGAATGTAGATATCATCCAGCACACAATTTGGAGATATAGTATAGTTCATATAGTGTTCTCGCTAGATAAGGTAGTGTCTCTTTTATGCTTATTTCGTATTTATGCTGAAATAACATTGCGGTGGACAATTTACGTCAAAGATGGAGGGAATGGTGAGTTATATATTGTAATTTTGGTTTTAA
This sequence is a window from Apium graveolens cultivar Ventura chromosome 9, ASM990537v1, whole genome shotgun sequence. Protein-coding genes within it:
- the LOC141684824 gene encoding uncharacterized protein LOC141684824 isoform X1, which codes for MLLYSPCSEWVVQVKVESVCKYTNSIIQTVKQVDVNAPSWLHVFALQILLSLTSQWTILSQVIFIELQANKSALRERSSRNVDIIQHTIWRYSIVHIVFSLDKVTDLALARDNQNEYVQYRGSGAEASWSLMRLLGC
- the LOC141684824 gene encoding uncharacterized protein LOC141684824 isoform X3, with translation MLLYSPCSEWVVQVKVESVCKYTNSIIQTVKQVDVNAPSWLHVFALQILLSLTSQWTILSQANKSALRERSSRNVDIIQHTIWRYSIVHIVFSLDKVTDLALARDNQNEYVQYRGSGAEASWSLMRLLGC
- the LOC141684824 gene encoding uncharacterized protein LOC141684824 isoform X2 gives rise to the protein MLLYSPCSEWVVQVKVESVCKYTNSIIQTVKQVDVNAPSWLHVFALQILLSLTSQWTILSQVIFIEANKSALRERSSRNVDIIQHTIWRYSIVHIVFSLDKVTDLALARDNQNEYVQYRGSGAEASWSLMRLLGC